The Kitasatospora albolonga nucleotide sequence CCGTACGACGCACCCGTACGGGACACCCCGTACAAGACACCCCAGGAGCCCCTGATGCGCACACTGATCAGCACCGCCTTCGTCTCGCTCGACGGCGTGATGGAGGCCCCGGGCGGCGAGCCCGGTTACCGGAACACGGGGTGGACCTTCAAGGACGTGGAGTTCCTGCCGGAGGCGTACGAGATCAAGGGCCGGGAGCAGGAGGAGGCGGCCGCGCTGATGCTGGGCCGGACCAGCTACGAGGCGTTCAGCGCGGTGTGGCCGGGGATGGCGGAGTTCGCCCGGTACAAGGTGATGCCGAAGTACGTCGTCTCCACCACGCTCCAGGAGGACGGCCTGGTCTCCGGCTGGGGCGACACCACGATCCTGCGCTCGGCCGACGAGGTGGCCGCGCTGAAGGAGACCGACGGCGGCCCGATCATCATCCACGGCAGCGCCGCCCTGAACCGGAGCCTGTCGGACGCCGGGCTGATCGACCGGTACCACCTGCTCGTCTTCCCGCTGCTGCTGGGCGCGGGCAAGCGGCTGTTCAGCTCGACGGACAAGGACGTCCAGAAGCTGAAGCTGGTCGAGTACGAGGCGTACGCGAACGGCATCCAGAAGAACGTGTTCGACGTCGTACGCTGACAAATCGCCCCCGGGGCCGGGCGTTTCACGGCCCTCTGCGCCTTTCCGCACAACACGTCACCGGTGGCTCGAACCCTAGGGTGCTCGTGCCTGAATCCGACCTGTACGGCCGGACCCCTCGATCCCTATCGTGAACGCCTTCCACTCCGTTCGCTCCCGCAACCTCAGCCTCATCGGCCGGCCGCGGGGCACCTCGACAACAGGGAAAGGCGTTTCCGGGATGTTGAGATCGGCAAGACGCGCAGTCGGCGCCGTCGCACTGGGAGCACTGCTCGCCGGATGCGGCACGCAGCACGCGGGGGAGCCCCCGCAGGTCATCACGGAGAACAGCCCGGCATCCGGGCGCAGCCCGCTGTCCGAGCTTCCGACGGCACCCACCGGCGGACTGGCCCGAGGGCTGACACTGTCCCTGGCGGAGTACGAGACGGGGCCGGTGGACACCTACGTCTGGCAGGTCGCCGTACAGGAGCAGTGGCGCTCCTGCATGGCGCGGTACGGGATCGAGGACTTCGGCCCCCCGCCCACGTCCGAAGTCTCCGCAATTGCACAAGTGAATCTGGCGATGGGGCGACGTTACGGGCTCTCGGATGTCGAGCAGGCCCGGAAGTACGGGTACCACCTGCCGGACGACCTTCCCGAGCCCGCGCACTGGGAGCCCGAACCGGGGCTGGAGAGCACGCTCTTCACGGGCTCCGGGCCCGAGGTGGAGAACGGCACCCACCGAGGAAAGGCACTGCCGCAAGGAGGTTGTCGCGGCGAGGCGCAGCGGAAGTTCCCGACCCCCCGGACCCCCGAGGCCCAGGAGCTCGCCCTCACCGTATTCGAGCAGTCGCGGAAGGACGCGCGCGTCGTCGCGGCGGTCGACAAGTGGTCGCTCTGCATGAAGGGCAAGGGCTTCGACCGGAACCACCCCATCGAGGACCTCGGCGCGTTCGGCATCCAGGTGTCGTCCCCCACCGCGAGCGACGAGGAGATCGCCCAGGCCGTCGCCGATGTCGAGTGCAAGAAGAGCACCAGGCTGATCGACATCTGGAGCACACAGGAGAGCGGCCTCCAGGAGAAGGCGATCAAGGCGAGCGCTTCGGCGCTGACGAACGAGAAGAACCTCAAGGACAGCACCATCGCCAAGGCCCGGCAGGCATACGAGAAGGCGGCCCAGGGATGAGCATCAAGCGCGCGGCAGCCGCCACCTTCGTCCCCGTCCTCGCCTTCCTGAGCACGCTGCTGTTCGCCGCGTCGCCCGCATCGGCGGCCACGCCCATCTCCTACGAGTCCGACGCGTGCACATCGGCGGGGAACAAATACTGCTTCGCCATCCACTACAACAGCAGGGGCGCCCAGACCTGGTACTCCGACAGCCCGTGCTTCGTCGCGAACAAGGACATCCCCGACTACTACGGGTACTCCCCAAACGGGGCCGTCCTCGTGCGCTACGTCTTCCGGGCGGGCCAGATATCCGGCACCGGGGCCACCTGTGTCCGCACCAACGAGGGTGACGGACAGGGCGTCAAGAACAACGCCGCGTCGGCGTCGAACGGTGAGTGCTCGGCGAAGTACCGCGTCTACTACTACTCCGTCTACAGCGGGCCGAGCCAGGTCTTCTCGCCCACCTGCGGCGACTACTGGCCGTCGGACAACCTGACCACGACGCTGAAGAACGAGAACGCCTCGCACGATCGCTACTGAGCCCTGCACTTCTGGCCGGACGCGCCCCCACCCGCGGCCCCGGCGCCCGCCGGGCCCCCGCCGTACGGGCGGGGGCGCATCCGGCCCAACGGATCAGACCGCAGAGATTGGCGTACCACGTGAAGGCTCATAGAACCGGCCATCGGGCTCGCGCCCTGGCCGCAACCCTGACGGCCACAGCCGTCCTCACCGGACTCATCCAGTCCGTCGCCGTCGCCGCCCCCGAACCGAAGCCCTCTCCCCCGCGACCGGAAGCGCGTGACAGCGCTTCCGCCGACGTCACCGTGGTCTCCCCTGAGCAGCGGACGCGGCTGCTCGGCAAGGAGTGGCAGAGCTCGGCCGACCGGGCATGGGCCACCAGCTCCGACGCCGCGGGCTTCCATCTGCTGACTGCCGACAAGAGCAGCGGCTACGCGTGGAAGACCGCCGCGTCCCTGTCAGAACCGGGCATGGAAGCGGATGCCTGGATCGGCAACGCCTGTGTCACCGCCTCCGGCGAGCGGGCCGTCGCCGTCTACGCTCCCCGCACCTTCACCAACAGACCGGAGCTGATGGCCAAGGGCGCGTTCACCGCCGTCATCGATCTGGGCACCGGCAAGGTGACCAAGCTGCCGGTGCGGTCCTCGCTCTCCTACTTCTCACCCGGTTGCGGGCGCGGGGAGACGGCCGTGGTCTCCCAGTTCACCGACGACTCGGACGACCGGCGGGCCACGCGGCTGACCACGATCGACGCGCGGAACGGCACGGCGTCCAAGCCCCTGACCCTCGACGGCCAGGTCACATCGGCCCTCCCCCACCAGGGCGGTATCGCCGCCGCCGACGGCTACCGTGTCGTCGGCATCGACCGGCACGGCAAGCGCACCGAGCTGGCCGCCACCTCGGGCGTACCGTTCCAGCTGCGCACCGACCGCGACGGGGGCATCGTCTTCCTGGACCGGACGGGCCAGGACCGCAGCAAGGTCAAGCGTGTGCTGGGCACGAAGGTGTCGACACTGGCCGAGGGGCGGCTGGCGGACATCGATGTCACCGCGTCGGCCGACGGGACCGTGTTCATCACCGGTGAGACCACGACGGCGCACGCCCTGCCGGACGCCGTGCGCAACCCGGGGGTCGACAAGGACGCCCGTGCCTCCACCCACGGGCAGGCCCTGGTCGTCTCCCGCTGGCAGGACGACGCGAAACCGTCGCAGGTGGAGTCCGCCGCCCGCCCGGTCGACGCGCACATCCAGACCCTCGCCACCGGGCGTACCGCGCGTCTGAGCGTGGAGCCGGGGGCCACCGCAGTCTCCGCAGCACGGCTCGGACAGGGCTCGGCACCCTCGCCCGCTCTCCCCGGGGGCACCGCGGGGGGCAAGGCGTCCCAGCGCGGCGTGGCCGCCGCGTCGCCGACCGATCCCGTCGAGGACGAGCGCACCTGTTCCGTACCGCGCGGCAGCCTCACCAAGCAGGCTCTGCAACCGACGCCCCGGCAGGTGGAATGGGCGGTCAACCAGGCAGTCATCGACGGCCTGTACATGTGGGTCAACCGGCCCGCCAACTGGAACGGCACGGGCATGAGCGCCTACACGCCCCAGACCCGGTTCCCCCTCCGGGTGCTGGCCGGTGATCCCAACGGAGTCACCGACCGTGCGGACGAGTGGCACATCCCCTCACAGATCATGCTCGGCATCACCGCGCAGGAATCGAATATGTGGCAGGCGACGCGCAGCGTGGTGCCCGGTCTGACGGGGAACTCCCTGATCGGCAACTACTACGGGGTCTCGTACTCCTCCGACGGCACCCAGAACGACCCCTGGAGCATCAACTGGGCCAAGGCGGACTGCGGTTACGGCATCACCCAGGTCACCGACGGCATGCGTAAATCCGACACCTCGCTGACCACGGCCCAGAAGGAAGCCGCGGCACTCGACTACACGGCCAATATCGCGTACGGCGCCGACATCCTCGCCGCCAAGTGGAACGAGACCCGCA carries:
- a CDS encoding deaminase, producing the protein MRTLISTAFVSLDGVMEAPGGEPGYRNTGWTFKDVEFLPEAYEIKGREQEEAAALMLGRTSYEAFSAVWPGMAEFARYKVMPKYVVSTTLQEDGLVSGWGDTTILRSADEVAALKETDGGPIIIHGSAALNRSLSDAGLIDRYHLLVFPLLLGAGKRLFSSTDKDVQKLKLVEYEAYANGIQKNVFDVVR